Proteins from one Oscillatoria nigro-viridis PCC 7112 genomic window:
- the queA gene encoding tRNA preQ1(34) S-adenosylmethionine ribosyltransferase-isomerase QueA, with protein sequence MTEMDWSLDGYDYELPPSRIAQNPVVPRDSSRLLAVDSPSSHQHRIFRNLPDLLQPGDLLVLNNTRVLPARLYGHKPNGPAVEILLMEERQHNCWLALVKPGKRLKLGSKIEFDPIAPACEDSTTAPCCCLPDAAMPHRRRLTATVIERDDATGGRLLEFDIPKDENLAKFLDEYGHVPLPPYIENSQASAEQYQTVYAERLGAVAAPTAGLHFTEELFCRLEQRGIEKTFVTLHVGVGTFRPVEVADVTAHKMHGEWVEVPPATVEKIRETQARGGRIVAVGTTAVRALEGAAAASGDFSLQPFCGPTNLFIYPGYRWRVVEGMITNFHLPRSTLMMMVSAMIGRPRLLDLYREAIEHQYRFYSFGDAMLILPTATKD encoded by the coding sequence ATGACAGAGATGGACTGGTCTTTGGACGGCTACGACTACGAACTTCCGCCCTCGCGCATTGCCCAAAATCCCGTAGTGCCGAGGGACAGTTCTCGCTTGCTGGCTGTAGATTCTCCCAGCAGCCACCAACACCGGATTTTTAGGAATTTACCCGATTTGCTGCAACCGGGCGACTTGCTGGTACTGAACAACACCCGCGTGCTGCCAGCGAGGCTCTACGGGCACAAACCCAACGGCCCGGCTGTGGAGATATTGTTGATGGAAGAACGGCAGCACAACTGCTGGTTGGCTTTGGTTAAACCGGGGAAACGCTTAAAGTTGGGATCGAAAATTGAGTTCGATCCCATCGCCCCTGCCTGTGAGGACTCAACCACAGCTCCTTGCTGTTGCCTTCCCGATGCCGCGATGCCCCATCGCCGTCGATTGACTGCAACAGTTATAGAGAGGGACGACGCAACAGGGGGACGGCTGTTGGAGTTTGACATCCCCAAAGATGAGAATCTGGCGAAGTTTTTGGACGAATACGGCCACGTACCCCTGCCGCCGTACATCGAAAATTCCCAAGCTTCAGCGGAACAGTACCAGACTGTTTATGCCGAGCGGCTTGGGGCGGTGGCTGCCCCCACAGCAGGCCTGCACTTCACCGAAGAATTGTTCTGCCGCTTGGAACAGCGGGGAATCGAAAAAACTTTTGTCACCTTACACGTAGGAGTGGGGACGTTTCGCCCGGTGGAGGTGGCAGACGTGACGGCTCACAAAATGCACGGCGAATGGGTGGAAGTACCCCCCGCCACCGTCGAGAAAATTCGGGAAACTCAAGCCCGAGGCGGGCGGATCGTTGCCGTGGGTACAACAGCAGTGCGAGCTTTAGAGGGAGCCGCCGCCGCGAGTGGCGATTTTTCCTTGCAACCTTTTTGCGGCCCGACCAATTTGTTTATCTACCCTGGTTACAGGTGGCGGGTTGTAGAGGGGATGATTACCAATTTTCACTTGCCCCGCTCTACTTTGATGATGATGGTAAGTGCGATGATTGGAAGGCCTCGGCTGTTGGATTTGTACCGAGAAGCGATCGAGCATCAGTACCGCTTTTATTCCTTTGGCGATGCCATGCTGATTTTACCAACAGCAACAAAGGATTGA
- the rpmF gene encoding 50S ribosomal protein L32, producing MAVPKKKTSKSKKNMRKATWKRKAAVAAQKALSLGKSVLTGRSNSFVYPGNEEEEEE from the coding sequence ATGGCAGTCCCTAAGAAGAAAACCTCCAAATCTAAGAAGAATATGCGTAAGGCTACATGGAAGCGCAAAGCTGCAGTGGCAGCTCAGAAAGCTCTGTCTCTGGGCAAATCAGTTTTGACTGGGCGTTCCAACAGCTTCGTGTATCCCGGCAATGAAGAAGAGGAGGAAGAATAG
- a CDS encoding YraN family protein has translation MGSRDSSELNSTRKRARPIATAHSNSPQSPNSREIGTLGENLVAHCLQQQGWEILHRQWRCRWGEIDIIALGRDEESKINRGNENSPFPIPHSQTLAFVEVKTRRRGNWDAGGMLAVSTAKQAKLWQTAEIFLSSHPDLANNYCRFDVALVRCEHSQQNTKRILPPLTAAHSQSAVAGNYRLTLEEYIRSAFSN, from the coding sequence ATGGGCAGTCGTGACAGTTCAGAATTGAATTCTACCAGAAAGCGCGCTCGCCCGATCGCCACGGCCCACTCCAATTCCCCCCAATCCCCAAACTCTCGGGAGATCGGCACATTGGGAGAAAACTTAGTCGCCCACTGCTTGCAGCAGCAAGGTTGGGAAATCCTGCACCGGCAGTGGCGCTGTCGGTGGGGAGAGATTGACATCATCGCACTCGGAAGAGATGAAGAAAGCAAAATCAACAGAGGTAACGAAAATTCCCCATTCCCCATTCCCCATTCCCAAACATTAGCATTTGTCGAGGTAAAAACTCGCCGCCGGGGTAATTGGGATGCTGGTGGAATGCTGGCTGTTAGTACCGCAAAACAAGCCAAACTTTGGCAAACAGCCGAAATATTTTTAAGCAGTCATCCAGATTTAGCCAATAATTATTGTCGCTTTGATGTCGCTTTAGTCAGGTGCGAACATTCACAACAAAACACTAAGCGAATATTACCGCCATTAACAGCAGCCCACTCTCAATCCGCCGTTGCAGGAAACTACCGACTCACCCTGGAAGAATACATTCGATCGGCTTTTAGCAATTAA
- the acsF gene encoding magnesium-protoporphyrin IX monomethyl ester (oxidative) cyclase: MVDSLKKPTFEELRPGVKAPAKETILTPRFYTTDFDEMAKMDISVNEAELEAIIQEFRVDYNKNHFVRDAEFDQSWEHIDGEKRQLFIEFLERSCTAEFSGFLLYKELGRRLKDKNPVLAEGFNLMSRDEARHAGFLNKALSDFNLSLDLGFLTKSRSYTFFKPKFIFYATYLSEKIGYWRYITIYQHLKAHPEDQIYPIFRFFENWCQDENRHGDFFDAVMRAQPQMLNDWRAKLWCRFFLLSVFATMYLNDIQRAGFYRSLGLDAREYDIEVIKKTNETAGRVFPVMLDVNNPEFYDRLDICLKNNQKLTAIVASNTPKFLQFFQKLPLYLSNGWQLAKLYFMKTIESPSVEGAVR; encoded by the coding sequence ATGGTAGATTCCCTCAAAAAACCCACTTTTGAAGAACTGCGGCCGGGAGTGAAAGCCCCAGCCAAAGAAACTATTCTCACACCGAGATTTTACACAACAGATTTTGACGAGATGGCCAAAATGGACATCTCGGTAAATGAAGCCGAACTAGAAGCAATTATCCAAGAGTTCCGCGTTGACTACAACAAAAACCACTTCGTGCGGGATGCCGAGTTCGATCAATCTTGGGAACACATAGACGGCGAAAAACGCCAGTTGTTCATTGAGTTTCTAGAACGTTCATGCACCGCTGAGTTTTCTGGGTTCTTGCTTTACAAAGAATTGGGACGCAGGCTCAAAGACAAAAATCCAGTGCTCGCCGAGGGTTTCAACCTGATGTCGCGGGACGAAGCGCGGCACGCCGGATTCCTCAACAAAGCCCTCTCGGACTTTAATTTGTCCCTGGATTTGGGTTTCTTGACAAAGAGCCGCAGTTACACATTCTTTAAGCCGAAGTTTATTTTCTACGCGACTTACTTGTCTGAAAAGATCGGTTATTGGCGCTACATCACGATTTATCAGCACTTAAAAGCCCATCCTGAAGACCAGATTTATCCGATTTTCCGATTCTTTGAAAATTGGTGCCAGGATGAAAACCGCCACGGAGATTTCTTTGATGCGGTGATGAGAGCTCAGCCTCAGATGTTGAACGATTGGCGCGCTAAGCTTTGGTGCCGTTTCTTCTTGCTGTCAGTGTTCGCGACAATGTATCTCAATGATATCCAGCGCGCCGGTTTTTATCGATCGCTCGGACTCGATGCTCGCGAATACGACATTGAAGTCATCAAAAAGACCAACGAAACAGCAGGTCGCGTATTCCCCGTCATGCTGGACGTGAACAACCCAGAGTTTTACGATCGGCTGGATATTTGCCTCAAGAACAATCAGAAGTTGACCGCAATTGTTGCTTCTAATACTCCGAAATTCTTGCAATTCTTCCAAAAATTGCCTTTGTATCTGTCTAACGGCTGGCAATTAGCGAAGCTGTACTTCATGAAGACGATTGAATCACCTTCAGTTGAGGGTGCAGTCCGTTAA
- a CDS encoding pentapeptide repeat-containing protein, translating to MMISRIRQHIYTFLLSFVILAVIAAGAIGINPAPAFALDRDKEILVGADFTGKVLTDDSFNKANLRNSNFTNADLRGVSFFAANMEEANFEGANLTGATLDLARMMKANLTNAILEGAFAYNTRLEGAVIDGADFTETLLRDDMIEKLCKVAKGTNPVTGRDTRETLFCDY from the coding sequence ATGATGATTTCTCGAATTCGCCAACATATTTATACTTTCTTGCTGAGTTTTGTTATTTTAGCAGTAATTGCCGCTGGGGCGATCGGCATTAATCCCGCACCTGCTTTCGCTTTGGATCGCGACAAAGAAATCCTAGTCGGCGCTGATTTTACCGGCAAAGTTCTGACTGACGACAGTTTTAATAAAGCCAATCTTCGCAACAGCAATTTTACTAATGCAGATTTGCGCGGCGTCAGCTTTTTTGCGGCAAATATGGAAGAGGCAAATTTTGAAGGCGCTAATTTGACGGGTGCTACTTTAGATTTAGCTCGCATGATGAAAGCAAATTTAACTAATGCTATCCTTGAGGGTGCTTTCGCTTACAATACCAGACTCGAAGGAGCTGTTATTGACGGTGCTGATTTTACAGAAACACTGCTGCGAGACGATATGATAGAAAAACTTTGTAAAGTGGCAAAAGGTACTAATCCGGTGACGGGTAGAGATACTCGCGAAACTCTTTTTTGCGATTATTAA
- a CDS encoding CHAT domain-containing protein has translation MIAANQVFFERVFMNLILSTWGRWGLAVGATILMGSAAAPNPQTFESFADFCTNKENLTPEARHTVEVLLSKAKTQECDRAQKTLTNLTELSLIRNQIVDIKPLSKFTNLRKLNLSINQITDVQPLSGLTNLRYLTLTSNQISDVKPLSGLTNLTLLYLADNQIVDIKPLSKFTNLRRLNLSVNQITDVQPLSGLTNLRSLVLNFNQISDVKPLSGLTNLTELFLEANQIVDVKPLAGLTNLTGLSLASNQIVDVTPLSTMTELNFLYLSGNKIADVKPLSGLTNLIVLFLASNQIADVKPLSGLTNLPTLDLSRNQIADATPLAGLTNLTNLDLSRNQIADATPLAGLVYLTTLDLSRNQIPDGEAERLIQKNKQLLNQKTDEAERLVEEAGRLFDRETAASYQEALQKFDAARSLYQMLRNRDKEAETLNIMGLISNRLGERQQALNYYKQALSGSQTVGDRPKQAVILNNIGAFYYALGEKQQAIDYYNQVLSLIREMGDRPEASINLSNISNLPANSDRSLGDRTAEATTLNNIGLAYSDLGEKQKAKEYFNQALPLFRAVGDRAKEATTLNNIGIVYSDLGEKQTALDYYKQALDLRQKAGDRRGEANSLNNLGNTYSELGKLEKAEEYFNQALPLFRTVGDRPGEALTLYNRAIFKGDRGNLIAALTDIETSIKIIENLRTKITNHELRISYFATVQDYYQFYIDLLMQLHKTQPNSGYDTKAFQASERSRARSLLELLQEANADIRQGVAPELLQQERNLQQQLDALETRRIETTSSPNSTPPQKAELDQKRQTLLAQYQDIQAQIRSTSPRYAALTQPQPLTLAQIQQQILDENTILLQYSLGKDRSYLWAVTKTSITSYELPKQVDIEKAARNFRDAVTSPLYRNIPDRVAEANNTLSQIILQPVAAQLAQKRLLIVGDGVLNYLPFAALSLPGKYGENGNPPLIVDHEIVLLPSASTLGILRQNYNDRQPPTRTLAMLADPVFSPEDERVKNQSTATNLQAIESVNLGLSRSGRANNLQLSRLKFTRQEAQIIQALVPANSRTESLDFEASRATATSPNLSQYKIIHVATHGFANSAHPELSGIVLSLVDEKGNPLNGFLRLTDIFNLKLAADLVVLSACQTGLGQNIQGEGMVGLTRGLMYAGAQRVVVSLWNVDDEGTATLMSSFYQGMLKKGLTPAAALRAAQLEMLKQEEWRSPYYWAAFNLQGEWR, from the coding sequence ATGATAGCAGCTAATCAGGTATTTTTTGAGCGAGTGTTTATGAATCTCATACTTTCGACTTGGGGGCGTTGGGGCTTAGCTGTAGGTGCGACTATCCTGATGGGATCTGCCGCCGCGCCAAATCCCCAGACATTTGAAAGTTTTGCTGATTTCTGTACCAACAAAGAGAATTTGACCCCTGAAGCCAGACATACGGTGGAGGTGCTGCTATCAAAAGCGAAAACACAAGAGTGCGATCGCGCTCAAAAAACACTGACTAATCTCACAGAACTTTCCCTAATTCGCAATCAAATAGTCGATATCAAACCATTATCAAAATTCACAAATCTGAGAAAGCTCAACCTCAGTATAAATCAAATAACCGATGTGCAACCATTATCGGGACTGACTAATCTGAGATATCTCACCCTCACTTCCAATCAAATCTCTGACGTGAAACCATTATCGGGACTGACTAATCTCACACTACTTTACCTAGCTGACAATCAAATAGTCGATATCAAACCATTATCAAAATTCACCAATTTGAGAAGGCTCAACCTCAGTGTAAATCAAATAACAGATGTGCAACCCTTATCGGGACTGACTAATCTGAGATCCCTCGTCCTCAATTTCAATCAAATCTCAGACGTGAAACCATTATCGGGACTGACTAATCTGACAGAGCTTTTCCTCGAAGCCAATCAAATCGTAGATGTAAAACCTTTAGCGGGATTGACTAATCTAACAGGGCTGTCCCTCGCATCTAATCAAATTGTAGATGTGACACCTTTATCGACAATGACGGAGTTGAATTTTCTTTATTTGAGTGGCAATAAAATTGCAGATGTGAAACCATTATCGGGATTGACAAATCTGATAGTGCTTTTCCTCGCATCAAATCAAATCGCAGATGTGAAACCATTATCGGGATTGACAAATCTGCCCACCCTAGACCTCAGTAGAAATCAAATCGCAGATGCCACACCTTTAGCGGGATTGACAAATCTAACTAACCTAGACCTCAGTAGAAATCAAATCGCAGATGCCACACCTTTAGCGGGATTGGTATATCTGACAACCCTCGATCTCAGTAGAAATCAAATCCCGGATGGGGAAGCCGAGCGATTAATTCAGAAAAACAAACAACTATTAAATCAAAAAACAGATGAAGCCGAGCGATTGGTTGAGGAAGCTGGGCGACTATTCGATCGGGAAACAGCAGCATCTTACCAGGAGGCATTGCAAAAGTTTGATGCAGCGCGTTCGCTTTATCAAATGCTTAGAAATCGGGACAAGGAAGCTGAGACGCTGAATATAATGGGCTTGATTAGTAATAGATTAGGAGAAAGACAGCAAGCCCTGAACTACTACAAGCAAGCCCTTTCTGGGTCTCAGACTGTAGGCGATCGCCCTAAACAAGCCGTCATCCTCAACAATATCGGCGCCTTCTACTATGCTTTGGGAGAGAAACAGCAAGCCATCGACTACTATAACCAAGTCCTTTCCCTAATTCGGGAAATGGGCGATCGCCCTGAAGCAAGTATCAACCTCAGCAACATCTCGAACCTACCCGCAAACAGCGATAGATCTTTGGGCGATCGCACTGCGGAAGCCACCACACTCAACAACATCGGCTTAGCCTACAGCGATTTGGGAGAAAAACAGAAAGCAAAAGAGTATTTCAACCAAGCCCTTCCCTTATTCCGCGCTGTGGGCGATCGGGCTAAGGAAGCGACTACCCTCAACAATATTGGCATAGTCTATTCAGATTTGGGAGAAAAACAAACAGCCCTCGACTACTACAAACAAGCCCTCGATTTGAGACAAAAAGCGGGCGATAGGCGTGGAGAAGCCAACAGCCTCAACAATCTAGGTAATACTTACTCAGAATTGGGAAAACTGGAGAAAGCAGAAGAATATTTCAACCAAGCCCTGCCGCTGTTTCGCACTGTGGGCGATCGTCCTGGGGAAGCTCTCACCCTCTACAATAGGGCTATTTTCAAAGGCGATCGAGGCAATTTAATCGCAGCCCTCACTGACATTGAAACCTCCATCAAAATCATCGAAAACCTCCGCACCAAAATTACCAACCACGAGCTCCGCATCTCATACTTTGCCACCGTGCAGGACTATTACCAGTTCTACATTGACCTGTTAATGCAACTGCACAAAACGCAACCAAATTCGGGTTATGATACTAAAGCCTTTCAAGCTAGCGAACGCTCCCGCGCCCGCAGCCTCCTCGAACTTCTTCAAGAAGCAAACGCCGATATTCGCCAAGGTGTCGCCCCGGAATTATTGCAGCAAGAACGCAATTTACAACAGCAACTCGATGCCTTAGAAACACGGCGAATCGAAACTACAAGCAGCCCCAATTCAACCCCCCCACAAAAAGCAGAATTAGATCAAAAACGCCAAACTTTACTAGCACAATATCAGGACATTCAAGCCCAAATCCGCTCCACCAGCCCCCGTTACGCAGCCCTCACCCAACCGCAGCCTCTAACCCTAGCACAAATTCAACAACAAATCCTCGATGAGAATACCATTTTACTCCAGTATTCTCTAGGGAAAGATCGCAGCTATCTCTGGGCTGTGACTAAAACCAGTATCACCAGTTATGAATTGCCCAAACAGGTTGACATCGAAAAAGCAGCCCGCAATTTCCGCGATGCTGTGACTAGCCCGCTCTACCGAAACATTCCCGATCGAGTGGCTGAAGCTAACAACACGCTCAGTCAAATTATTTTACAGCCCGTAGCAGCACAACTCGCTCAAAAGCGCCTGCTGATAGTTGGCGATGGCGTTCTCAATTACCTCCCCTTTGCTGCCCTCTCGCTCCCTGGAAAATACGGTGAAAATGGGAATCCGCCTTTAATAGTAGACCATGAAATCGTGCTGCTGCCTTCAGCTTCCACCTTGGGAATATTAAGACAAAACTACAATGACAGACAACCTCCTACTCGGACTTTAGCAATGCTCGCCGATCCAGTTTTTAGCCCGGAAGATGAACGAGTCAAAAACCAGTCAACCGCCACCAATCTGCAAGCAATAGAATCAGTAAATCTGGGTTTAAGCCGCTCTGGTCGCGCCAATAACTTACAGTTGAGCCGTTTAAAATTCACTCGCCAAGAAGCTCAAATCATTCAAGCGTTAGTTCCTGCCAATTCTCGCACAGAATCTTTGGATTTTGAAGCCAGTCGTGCCACAGCAACTAGCCCAAATTTAAGCCAATATAAAATCATTCATGTTGCCACTCACGGTTTCGCCAATAGCGCTCACCCGGAACTGTCGGGAATCGTCCTGTCGCTGGTAGATGAAAAGGGTAACCCTTTAAACGGATTTCTGCGACTTACTGATATTTTTAATCTCAAATTAGCAGCCGATTTAGTAGTTTTAAGTGCCTGTCAAACCGGATTAGGGCAGAACATTCAAGGCGAGGGCATGGTAGGATTGACACGGGGACTTATGTATGCGGGGGCTCAGCGAGTGGTGGTGAGTTTGTGGAATGTGGATGATGAAGGAACGGCTACGTTAATGTCAAGTTTTTATCAGGGAATGCTGAAAAAAGGGTTAACGCCAGCGGCGGCTTTAAGGGCGGCGCAACTGGAAATGTTGAAGCAGGAAGAGTGGCGTTCTCCTTATTATTGGGCGGCTTTTAACCTTCAGGGGGAATGGCGATAA
- a CDS encoding TM2 domain-containing protein — protein MSNLGVSYLLWAACFFGPFGLHRLYNGKIGTGLLWLFTFGLFGFGQLFDLLLLPNMVDEHNASLRGKLGVSREGIPLYPSSGAIAATYPKQTPDQLGVKLLKAAYTKNGRLSVTQGVMATGATFAEVEEAFTAMLKTGYVSIENDAVTGVVIYHFHEL, from the coding sequence ATGAGCAATTTAGGTGTTAGTTACCTTTTATGGGCAGCTTGTTTTTTCGGCCCATTCGGACTCCACCGCCTCTACAACGGCAAGATTGGTACGGGTTTGCTGTGGCTGTTTACCTTTGGTTTGTTTGGGTTTGGGCAATTGTTTGACTTGCTGCTGCTGCCGAACATGGTGGACGAACACAATGCCAGTCTCAGGGGCAAACTCGGCGTATCTCGCGAAGGTATACCGCTATATCCCAGCAGCGGGGCGATCGCCGCGACATACCCCAAGCAAACTCCAGACCAGTTAGGGGTTAAACTCCTGAAGGCAGCTTATACCAAGAACGGAAGATTATCTGTCACCCAAGGGGTGATGGCAACCGGCGCGACTTTTGCCGAAGTGGAAGAGGCTTTCACGGCAATGCTCAAAACCGGTTATGTGAGTATCGAGAACGATGCCGTCACTGGCGTCGTGATCTACCACTTTCACGAACTTTAG